A single window of Aquarana catesbeiana isolate 2022-GZ linkage group LG10, ASM4218655v1, whole genome shotgun sequence DNA harbors:
- the LOC141109984 gene encoding C3a anaphylatoxin chemotactic receptor-like yields MEVATFNQSLDIDTTWNHYYFNQPTDNDTAWDHHTLFYVSPNLFPFLKAFCILCYSITFIVGIVGNSLVIWIAGFKMKTVNALWFLNLAMADLMCSSFLPVRIAEWTLFKIFHYPQELCLVSSIVLVLSMCSSVYFLTVISVDRCVSAMWPIWTRVHRTLNMARVVSVITWVVAFILSTPIGIYYFEIDFSDCAPKNAQMAFATDRLIKSIRFIRLAFMFVLPFAIILISYGLIFYKMKKLIKRRSRQSYRMVITVVVCFFICWFPYYTWPFIYIGHVNFQLDNLINEIAICLAYFNSCINPVLYVLFSRDFKDNFFKSIPARMETAFSDRCEPQCGEDIGSETVQIDLRSI; encoded by the coding sequence ATGGAAGTGGCAACGTTTAATCAATCTTTGGACATTGATACCACATGGAACCATTATTATTTCAATCAACCcacagataatgacactgcatgggACCATCACACTTTATTCTATGTTTCACCAAATCTTTTTCCATTTCTTAAAGCTTTCTGCATTCTTTGCTACAGTATCACTTTTATTGTCGGAATTGTAGGAAATTCCTTAGTCATCTGGATTGCTGGTTTCAAGATGAAGACTGTCAATGCGTTGTGGTTCCTCAACCTGGCAATGGCTGACTTGATGTGTTCTTCTTTCCTACCTGTTCGGATTGCAGAATGGACTTTGTTCAAAATATTTCATTATCCCCAGGAGCTGTGTCTTGTTAGCTCCATTGTATTGGTTCTTAGCATGTGCAGCAGTGTCTACTTCCTAACAGTCATCAGTGTTGATCGTTGTGTGTCTGCAATGTGGCCAATATGGACAAGAGTACACAGAACACTCAACATGGCCCGTGTGGTATCAGTTATTACTTGGGTGGTTGCTTTCATTCTGAGCACTCCCATTGGTATTTACTATTTTGAAATAGATTTTTCAGACTGTGCTCCAAAGAATGCTCAAATGGCTTTCGCTACTGATCGCCTCATAAAAAGTATACGGTTTATCAGACTTGCTTTTATGTTTGTGTTACCTTTTGCCATTATTCTTATTTCTTATGGTCTAATTTTTTATAAGATGAAGAAACTGATAAAAAGAAGATCTCGTCAGTCTTATCGCATGGTGATCACTGTTGTGGTCTGTTTCTTCATCTGTTGGTTTCCGTATTATACTTGGCCATTCATCTACATTGGTCATGTTAACTTCCAATTAGATAATCTGATAAATGAAATTGCTATATGTCTGGCTTACTTTAACAGTTGCATCAACCCTGTTCTTTATGTGTTGTTTTCCCGAGATTTTAAGGACAACTTTTTTAAGTCCATCCCAGCTAGGATGGAGACAGCCTTTTCTGATAGGTGCGAACCTCAGTGTGGTGAAGATATTGGCTCAGAAACTGTTCAAATTGATCTAAGAAGCATATGA
- the LOC141109825 gene encoding C3a anaphylatoxin chemotactic receptor-like gives MEATDYNQSHENYMVESHDAFFVSTSVFPYLKAVCITCYSFTFVVGIVGNGLVIWIAGIKMKTVSAVWFLNLAIADFLCCLFLPVGIVEWSLFTISYFPEVLCKIRVMTLILNMCSSVYFLTVISVDRCVSVTRPIWAKLHRTRNLAHIISGMVWGLCLLLSLPLIAFHNLHTDFSDCSEKSKQVENSSSNQFVKMLLHTRFAFMFVLPFTVILVSYGLIFLELKKKRRGSKPSQQSYKLLIAIVLCFFICWFPYYTWPLVHIGKAKYQLDNLINEICICLAYVNSCINPILYVFFCRDFKDNLIKSIPASLEKAFLDRYELQSSEELTG, from the coding sequence ATGGAAGCCACAGATTACAATCAGTCCCATGAAAACTATATGGTAGAAAGCCATGACGCTTTCTTTGTTTCCACCAGTGTGTTTCCATATCTTAAGGCCGTTTGCATCACTTGCTACAGTttcacatttgttgtcggaattgtgGGAAATGGTTTAGTCATCTGGATTGCTGGGATCAAGATGAAGACCGTCAGTGCGGTGTGGTTCCTCAACTTGGCCATTGCCGACTTCCTGTGTTGCCTCTTTCTTCCTGTCGGCATTGTGGAGTGGTCTTTGTTCACCATATCTTACTTTCCTGAAGTGTTGTGTAAAATCAGAGTAATGACATTGATTCTAAACATGTGCAGCAGCGTCTACTTCCTAACCGTAATCAGTGTTGACCGTTGTGTGTCCGTGACAAGGCCAATTTGGGCAAAGCTACACAGGACACGCAACTTAGCACATATTATTTCAGGCATGGTTTGGGGGCTTTGTCTGCTTTTGAGTCTTCCATTGATTGCCTTCCACAATCTACACACTGACTTTTCAGACTGTTCGGAAAAGTCTAAGCAAGTTGAAAACAGTTCATCAAATCAATTTGTGAAAATGTTGCTACACACCAGATTTGCCTTTATGTTTGTGCTGCCCTTCACTGTCATTCTTGTGTCTTATGGTCTTATatttctggagttaaaaaaaaaaaggagaggatcaAAACCATCCCAGCAATCCTACAAGTTATTAATTGCAATTGTGCTCTGCTTCTTCATCTGCTGGTTCCCATATTATACCTGGCCTCTTGTCCACATTGGCAAAGCTAAATACCAATTAGATAACCTGATAAATGAAATTTGCATATGTCTGGCTTACGTGAACAGTTGCATAAATCCTATTCTGTATGTGTTCTTTTGCCGAGACTTCAAGGACAATTTAATCAAATCCATTCCAGCAAGCCTGGAGAAAGCCTTCTTGGATAGATATGAACTTCAGAGTAGTGAAGAACTGACTGGTTAA